In Pseudomonadota bacterium, one DNA window encodes the following:
- a CDS encoding zinc ribbon domain-containing protein, translating into MFFIAGISPKTILVDENKRLCPVCGLARAYYRRVDQYFTLFFIPLFRVKKGEEYLMCEKCEQDIKDFGFGNDSLETGEIVTCNSCGQKMQTDFIFCPYCGKAKK; encoded by the coding sequence ATGTTTTTTATAGCCGGGATCTCTCCCAAAACTATATTAGTAGATGAAAACAAAAGATTATGCCCTGTATGCGGTTTGGCAAGAGCGTATTACAGACGCGTTGACCAATATTTCACCCTTTTTTTTATTCCACTGTTTCGTGTTAAAAAAGGCGAAGAATATTTAATGTGTGAAAAATGCGAGCAGGATATAAAGGATTTCGGATTCGGAAATGATTCCTTAGAAACCGGTGAAATTGTAACATGCAATAGTTGTGGCCAAAAAATGCAAACAGATTTCATATTCTGTCCATACTGTGGGAAAGCTAAAAAATAA
- a CDS encoding amidohydrolase family protein, translating into MIIDFHAHIFPEKISGNREKYFQSEPAFKLLYDSPNSKLVGAETLIEAMDKNGVDMTVVFGFPWKNDEVFVFNNDYIIESVSKYPDRLIGLSCFDPFNVNAQKEAERCLKDGLAGIGELAFYESGIDEETLNQLSPVMDICKAKDVPVLIHTNEPVGHIYPGKTANTLLQIYNLIKKFQDNKIVLAHWGGGIFFFNLLKKEVKENMKNIYFDTAASPFLYDPQIYLKAKELAGIDKILFGSDFPLLNPSRYFSELERSNLEKEDIEKICGLNAKKLLLDQSDILMY; encoded by the coding sequence GTGATCATTGATTTTCATGCACATATTTTTCCGGAAAAAATTTCCGGAAACAGAGAAAAATATTTTCAATCAGAACCTGCCTTTAAACTTTTGTACGATTCCCCGAACTCTAAACTGGTAGGTGCGGAAACACTAATTGAAGCAATGGATAAAAACGGTGTGGATATGACAGTTGTTTTTGGCTTTCCCTGGAAAAATGATGAAGTTTTTGTATTCAACAATGATTATATAATTGAATCTGTCAGTAAATATCCCGATCGTCTTATAGGGCTCTCCTGTTTTGATCCTTTCAATGTTAATGCGCAAAAAGAAGCTGAACGATGCTTAAAAGACGGTCTTGCCGGTATTGGCGAGCTTGCTTTTTACGAGTCAGGCATTGATGAAGAAACATTAAATCAATTAAGTCCTGTTATGGATATTTGTAAAGCTAAAGATGTGCCTGTATTAATCCACACAAATGAGCCGGTAGGGCATATTTATCCAGGCAAAACCGCTAACACTCTTTTACAAATTTATAATCTGATTAAAAAATTTCAGGACAATAAAATTGTACTTGCTCACTGGGGCGGAGGAATATTTTTCTTTAATCTTTTAAAAAAAGAAGTAAAAGAGAATATGAAAAATATATATTTCGACACAGCCGCATCGCCATTTCTTTATGACCCACAGATTTACCTTAAAGCAAAAGAGCTTGCCGGAATTGACAAGATTTTGTTTGGGAGTGATTTTCCTCTTTTAAACCCCTCAAGATATTTTTCAGAGCTTGAGAGATCAAATCTGGAAAAAGAAGATATTGAAAAAATTTGCGGATTAAACGCCAAAAAGCTTCTTTTAGATCAATCTGATATATTGATGTACTAA
- a CDS encoding LTA synthase family protein, with protein sequence MPKTTDPTLRYSALADASYILGSSAIFLLLFAISRTLLLFRNSNLIGNTPISDLLMSYAIGFRFDLIMTSYTMIPLLLGMLIPVGLYHRKIWNFWLGIAIILFSFLAVLELDFYHEFHTRLNSLVFQYIKEDPKTVMNMLWYGFPVVRYLLLCGLLAGLSFLALRQVDRRTRRPGKHNRYPLRLLISIVLILIGVFSMRGGTVGHGPPIRWGDAFHSTHIFANHLSLNGSFMLAKTVEQSLKHRKKNPWLNKMDRQEALTLVQKEWTLPQETLINPKQFPLLRRFDPSSSSPPSQYKNVVFILLESFSAQRTGVFGNSLNVTPYFDKLTQDGLLFDHIFSNGTHTHQGMFASLGCFPNLPNYEYLMQQPEGAYRFSGLAKVLSERNYDNVFVYNGDFNWDNQGGFFRQQGVNKFIGHDDYINPRLTDPVWGVTDEDMFDRAFEEIVKLEKNNNPYFAILQSVSNHVPYFLPSPLPVKKVMVNGVEDAHLTAMRYSDYALGQFFEKIKNHGGFDNTLFVITGDHGFGGSVQITDMDLYRFHVPLLFIGKDIRSIFGKTSMVAGSQVDIVPTVMGMLGGSYVHHCWGRDLLALPEDDHGFAVIKPSGNDPMVALIKGETILIQAPDTEPKLYGYHIYPSMSAKPLDDPQRLKQMQKSLNAYLQTATSALLNNSVGHNDEINQE encoded by the coding sequence ATGCCTAAAACTACAGATCCGACTTTAAGGTATTCAGCACTTGCCGACGCCTCTTATATATTAGGAAGCAGTGCAATCTTTCTGCTATTGTTCGCTATCAGCCGTACGCTGCTGTTATTTAGAAATAGCAATCTGATCGGCAATACTCCAATATCCGATCTGCTTATGTCCTATGCAATCGGATTTCGTTTCGATCTGATTATGACCAGCTACACAATGATCCCACTTTTACTTGGCATGCTTATCCCTGTAGGTTTATACCACCGCAAAATTTGGAATTTCTGGCTTGGTATTGCAATAATTCTTTTTAGTTTTCTTGCTGTCCTTGAATTGGACTTTTATCATGAATTTCATACCCGTTTAAACAGCTTGGTATTTCAGTATATCAAAGAAGATCCTAAAACGGTTATGAACATGTTATGGTACGGATTTCCGGTTGTGCGTTACTTGCTTTTGTGCGGTTTGCTTGCCGGTTTGTCGTTTCTTGCATTGCGTCAGGTTGATCGCCGTACCCGCCGCCCTGGCAAACACAACCGCTACCCTTTGCGACTCTTGATTTCTATTGTACTAATACTGATTGGAGTATTTTCAATGCGCGGTGGAACCGTTGGTCACGGCCCCCCAATTCGCTGGGGTGATGCATTTCACAGTACCCATATTTTTGCAAATCACCTGTCATTAAACGGATCATTTATGCTGGCCAAAACTGTTGAACAATCCCTGAAACACCGGAAAAAAAATCCATGGCTGAACAAAATGGATAGGCAGGAGGCACTGACTCTTGTACAAAAGGAATGGACACTTCCTCAGGAAACACTGATAAACCCGAAACAATTTCCTCTGCTTCGCCGCTTTGATCCTTCATCTTCCTCACCGCCTTCTCAATATAAAAACGTTGTTTTTATTTTGCTGGAAAGTTTTAGCGCACAAAGAACCGGGGTGTTTGGCAACAGTTTAAATGTTACCCCTTATTTTGATAAACTGACACAAGACGGTTTACTGTTTGACCATATTTTTTCAAACGGAACACACACTCATCAGGGTATGTTCGCCAGTCTGGGTTGTTTCCCAAATTTGCCTAACTATGAATATCTGATGCAGCAACCGGAAGGAGCATATAGATTTTCAGGGCTTGCTAAAGTGCTTTCCGAACGTAATTACGATAATGTTTTTGTTTATAATGGAGATTTCAACTGGGACAACCAGGGCGGCTTTTTCCGCCAACAGGGTGTTAATAAATTTATAGGGCACGATGATTATATAAATCCTCGTTTAACAGATCCGGTATGGGGTGTTACCGATGAAGATATGTTTGATCGCGCTTTTGAAGAAATTGTGAAGCTGGAAAAGAACAATAATCCTTATTTTGCCATATTACAGTCAGTATCCAACCACGTTCCTTATTTTCTTCCCTCGCCCTTACCCGTTAAAAAAGTAATGGTAAATGGAGTAGAGGATGCGCATCTTACTGCTATGCGTTATTCGGATTATGCACTGGGGCAGTTTTTTGAAAAAATTAAAAACCACGGTGGTTTCGACAACACTCTTTTTGTAATAACAGGCGATCATGGTTTCGGAGGCAGTGTGCAGATTACGGATATGGATTTATATCGTTTTCATGTGCCCCTTCTTTTTATCGGAAAAGATATCCGGTCTATCTTCGGTAAAACCTCTATGGTAGCCGGCTCCCAGGTAGATATAGTACCCACTGTTATGGGCATGCTGGGCGGAAGTTATGTACACCACTGCTGGGGAAGAGATTTATTGGCTCTGCCGGAGGATGATCATGGTTTTGCAGTAATTAAACCTTCAGGAAATGATCCTATGGTTGCCTTGATAAAAGGGGAAACCATATTAATCCAGGCGCCAGATACCGAACCAAAATTATACGGGTATCATATTTATCCCTCAATGTCTGCCAAACCGCTTGATGATCCCCAAAGGCTAAAGCAAATGCAAAAATCTTTGAATGCTTATCTGCAAACAGCAACAAGCGCATTGTTGAATAATAGTGTCGGACACAATGATGAAATAAACCAGGAATAA
- a CDS encoding carbamoyltransferase — protein sequence MINEKQKSTYILGISCFYHDSAACLVKDGLILAAAQEERFTRKKHDPRFPENAIDFCLKTEQISVSDLSYVVFYDKPFLTFERLLMSYLTVAPQGLRSWMQAMPLWLGQKLHIPKIIREKIGYEGDVLFTEHHEAHAASAFFPSPFEEAAILTIDGVGEWATASYGYGKGNEITLLKELHFPDSLGLLYSAFTYFTGFRVNSGEYKLMGLAPYGEPIYKNIILDKLVDVKADGSIRLNLTYFDFLGGLRMTNRRFAKLFGGPARKPESRITKREMDIAASIQAVTEDIVMKMARHVHKETGLKNVCMAGGVALNCVANGKLIAEGPFKDVWIQPAAGDAGCAVGAALSVWHRFLGNPRKNVHSYTHGMQTYLGPDFHMQGIRRFLEENKYPYHEMTEDKRAQQIAGQIANGKIVGYMAGRMEFGPRALGARSILGDARREDTQTTMNLKIKYRESFRPFAPSVLEEKAGEYFDIDRPSPFMLLVSKVCQKRCLSQPPVPPSDGKNMMERLKIKRSDIPAVTHLDYSARLQTVNQADKPDYHGVIKAFEDLTGCAVIVNTSFNVRGEPIVCSPLDAYRCFMRTEIDVLVIENCMLFKEEQPVWQEKDNWRDKLELD from the coding sequence ATGATAAACGAAAAACAAAAATCGACCTACATTTTGGGCATCAGTTGTTTCTATCATGACAGTGCGGCCTGTCTCGTAAAAGATGGATTGATCTTAGCCGCTGCCCAGGAGGAAAGATTCACCAGAAAAAAACATGACCCTCGTTTTCCGGAAAATGCGATAGACTTTTGCCTGAAAACAGAGCAGATTTCAGTTTCTGACCTGTCCTATGTTGTATTTTACGATAAGCCTTTTCTTACTTTCGAGCGTTTGCTGATGAGCTACTTAACCGTAGCACCGCAAGGTTTGCGCTCCTGGATGCAAGCCATGCCCTTGTGGCTTGGACAAAAGCTGCACATTCCCAAAATTATCCGGGAAAAGATCGGCTATGAAGGCGATGTTCTTTTTACCGAACATCACGAGGCACATGCAGCATCAGCATTTTTCCCTTCTCCTTTCGAGGAGGCTGCCATCCTGACCATAGATGGTGTCGGCGAATGGGCTACGGCCAGTTATGGCTACGGGAAGGGAAACGAAATAACACTGCTCAAGGAGCTTCATTTTCCCGATTCATTGGGTTTGCTTTATTCGGCGTTTACCTATTTCACGGGTTTTCGTGTCAATTCCGGTGAATATAAGCTGATGGGACTTGCACCATACGGTGAGCCGATATACAAGAATATTATCCTTGACAAGCTGGTGGATGTCAAAGCCGACGGATCGATTCGATTGAATTTGACATATTTTGATTTCCTTGGCGGCCTGCGCATGACTAACCGCCGCTTTGCCAAACTATTCGGCGGCCCGGCAAGAAAGCCTGAAAGCCGGATCACCAAAAGAGAGATGGACATTGCTGCCAGCATTCAAGCCGTTACCGAAGATATCGTCATGAAGATGGCTCGTCATGTGCATAAAGAAACAGGACTGAAAAACGTTTGTATGGCCGGTGGTGTGGCACTGAACTGCGTGGCAAACGGCAAACTGATTGCTGAAGGGCCTTTCAAGGATGTCTGGATTCAACCGGCTGCCGGTGATGCGGGCTGCGCCGTCGGTGCTGCGCTTTCTGTCTGGCACCGTTTTCTGGGCAATCCCCGCAAAAATGTGCATTCATATACCCATGGCATGCAGACCTATCTGGGACCTGATTTTCATATGCAGGGTATTCGCCGTTTTCTTGAGGAAAACAAGTACCCATACCATGAAATGACCGAAGATAAGCGCGCACAGCAGATAGCCGGTCAGATTGCAAATGGCAAGATCGTCGGTTATATGGCAGGCCGTATGGAATTCGGTCCGCGGGCATTGGGAGCACGCAGTATTCTCGGAGATGCCAGGCGCGAGGATACCCAAACAACCATGAATTTAAAAATCAAGTATCGCGAGTCATTCAGGCCTTTTGCACCATCAGTTTTGGAAGAAAAGGCGGGCGAATATTTCGATATCGACAGGCCAAGTCCTTTTATGCTTCTGGTATCCAAGGTCTGCCAGAAAAGGTGCCTGTCGCAACCCCCGGTTCCGCCTTCCGATGGGAAAAATATGATGGAGCGTCTCAAAATCAAGCGTAGCGACATACCGGCTGTTACGCACCTGGATTATTCAGCACGGCTGCAAACAGTTAATCAGGCCGATAAGCCGGATTACCACGGTGTTATCAAAGCATTTGAGGACTTGACCGGATGCGCTGTAATAGTCAATACAAGCTTTAATGTGCGAGGGGAGCCGATTGTCTGTTCTCCGTTGGATGCATACCGCTGTTTTATGAGAACTGAAATAGATGTTCTGGTGATCGAAAACTGCATGCTTTTCAAGGAAGAACAGCCGGTCTGGCAAGAAAAGGATAATTGGCGTGATAAACTCGAACTTGACTGA
- a CDS encoding AAA family ATPase, producing MKIAVSGKGGVGKTTFSALLIRALNKKGKHVLAIDADPDANLAAAVGIKGADKIVPIAEMKDLIFERTEAQPGTIGGFFKLNPKVDDLPESLSAKFENIKLMRLGGVKKGGSGCICPESTLLKALVTHVVLSRDEVVVMDMEAGIEHLGRATAQAVDKLFIVVEPGRRSIETAGHIKKLASEIGLKNLSLVGNKIRSDKDITFLKENLPGFEFACFIPYDDALIEADLNGIAPFDYETSAIIEIEKVIAGLTEK from the coding sequence ATGAAAATAGCAGTAAGCGGCAAAGGTGGGGTTGGCAAAACTACTTTTTCGGCTCTTTTGATACGGGCTTTAAACAAAAAAGGCAAACATGTGCTCGCAATAGACGCTGATCCTGATGCCAATCTTGCAGCAGCAGTTGGGATTAAGGGAGCGGACAAAATAGTACCTATAGCAGAAATGAAAGATCTTATTTTTGAAAGAACTGAAGCACAACCCGGAACCATAGGCGGTTTTTTCAAACTGAATCCGAAAGTGGATGATCTGCCGGAATCTTTGTCCGCGAAATTTGAAAACATCAAGCTTATGAGGCTTGGCGGAGTAAAAAAAGGCGGGTCAGGCTGCATATGCCCCGAAAGCACCCTTTTAAAAGCGCTTGTAACGCATGTAGTACTTTCAAGAGATGAAGTTGTGGTTATGGATATGGAAGCAGGCATCGAGCATCTTGGCAGGGCTACCGCACAGGCTGTTGACAAGCTTTTTATAGTAGTTGAGCCGGGACGCCGCAGCATAGAAACCGCCGGACATATCAAAAAACTGGCTTCCGAAATAGGTCTTAAGAATCTATCACTTGTTGGAAACAAGATAAGAAGTGATAAAGACATCACATTTTTAAAAGAGAACCTTCCGGGTTTTGAATTTGCCTGTTTTATTCCATACGATGATGCCCTTATTGAAGCCGATCTTAATGGGATAGCTCCTTTTGACTATGAAACCAGTGCTATAATAGAAATTGAAAAGGTAATTGCCGGACTGACTGAAAAATGA
- a CDS encoding DEAD/DEAH box helicase produces the protein MRKRYFPDKRLSGKRATATKIRPNADGELKKVFASIGVPEHTEFKPDPFQLNAIEAIEKADCLVTAPTGAGKTWIAEQAIAKVFGKGEKSWYASPLKALSNSKYHEFSAIFGSHNVGILTGDRKENPDAPIIVGTTEILRNQLYDAMHHGVTLATDFVVLDEAHFLGDEERGVVWEETMIYLPARIPLLMLSATIGNAHQIASWLSSVRNKNCIVISEEKRPVPLFPLFLHPTGTLLPLLSNTTSDAGAQLFKKTGDFLKAKKSRMQPYFQTLPPFGDILAALKKYRLLPVIFFLKSRADCNAALNLCLNHSISNARKRELKERIKELEKTLPHISFHRQLGKLENLAVASHHSGQLPSWKLMVETLMTEGLLDAVFATSTVAAGVNFPARSVAFLNSDRFNGKEFLPLSSTEFHQMTGRAGRRGMDKIGFMLAIPGRYLDIRLIAKLIYSSPLDIPSQIRINFSMVLNLLLSHSPDQIKDLLKKSFAAYILKNEKEKRGKKHSENGTILLLKAFTHHLNFLVETGYVAKSGKLTEDGMWASQLRVDQPLIIAQGFMLGIFPQKDPALLAGIIASFVNEREMDDRIDKSFTPVKLVSAFVEVKKGLLPFAKLMFDSGFEIRPLFLRACATIYAWASGETWEKTVLMSEMDEGNLAMLILRTADNLRHIRSLSKAFPEASQTAAEAIDLLLRDPVMPFDYFPVRRPNTEEDSAVI, from the coding sequence ATGAGGAAACGATATTTTCCTGATAAAAGACTTTCGGGCAAACGAGCCACAGCAACTAAGATAAGGCCTAATGCAGACGGGGAATTAAAAAAAGTTTTTGCTTCTATCGGAGTTCCGGAGCATACCGAATTTAAACCTGATCCTTTTCAATTAAATGCAATAGAAGCAATAGAAAAAGCGGATTGCCTTGTTACCGCTCCAACAGGCGCAGGCAAGACCTGGATAGCCGAGCAGGCTATCGCAAAAGTATTCGGGAAAGGGGAAAAATCATGGTATGCTTCTCCATTAAAGGCTTTATCCAATTCAAAATATCATGAGTTTTCTGCAATATTCGGCTCGCACAATGTCGGCATACTGACCGGAGACAGGAAAGAAAATCCCGATGCTCCCATTATAGTCGGAACAACTGAGATATTAAGAAACCAGCTCTATGATGCAATGCATCATGGTGTAACCCTTGCGACCGATTTTGTGGTTCTTGACGAAGCCCATTTTCTTGGCGATGAGGAAAGAGGCGTTGTATGGGAAGAAACAATGATATATCTTCCCGCAAGAATTCCTCTTTTAATGCTTTCGGCAACAATCGGAAATGCCCATCAGATAGCATCCTGGCTGTCATCTGTCAGAAACAAAAACTGCATTGTTATCAGTGAAGAAAAAAGGCCAGTACCACTTTTTCCGCTTTTTCTTCATCCCACCGGAACACTTCTGCCGCTTTTATCAAATACTACATCAGATGCCGGAGCGCAGCTTTTCAAAAAAACGGGGGATTTTTTAAAGGCAAAAAAATCCCGTATGCAGCCTTATTTTCAAACTTTGCCTCCTTTTGGCGATATATTGGCTGCGCTTAAAAAGTACCGTCTTTTGCCTGTGATATTTTTCTTAAAATCCCGCGCCGATTGTAATGCCGCCCTTAATCTTTGTTTAAATCACAGCATTTCAAATGCCCGCAAAAGAGAGCTTAAGGAAAGAATAAAAGAACTTGAAAAAACCCTCCCACATATCTCATTTCATCGTCAATTGGGTAAACTTGAAAATTTAGCGGTTGCCTCTCATCATAGCGGACAACTCCCTTCATGGAAACTAATGGTAGAAACTTTAATGACCGAGGGGCTGCTTGATGCAGTATTTGCTACATCAACGGTTGCTGCCGGAGTTAATTTTCCGGCAAGATCTGTTGCCTTCCTTAATTCCGACCGCTTCAACGGAAAAGAGTTTTTGCCTCTTTCATCAACCGAATTTCACCAGATGACCGGAAGAGCCGGCAGACGAGGCATGGATAAAATCGGCTTTATGCTCGCAATCCCCGGCAGATATCTTGATATCAGATTAATAGCAAAGCTTATTTATTCTTCACCCCTTGATATTCCCAGCCAGATCAGGATTAACTTTTCAATGGTTTTAAATCTTTTGCTTTCGCACTCTCCCGATCAGATTAAAGATCTGCTAAAAAAATCATTTGCTGCCTATATTTTAAAAAATGAGAAAGAAAAACGGGGGAAAAAGCATTCCGAAAACGGAACTATTCTTTTATTGAAAGCATTCACACATCATCTTAACTTTTTAGTTGAAACCGGATATGTAGCAAAGAGCGGAAAATTAACAGAAGACGGAATGTGGGCATCCCAGCTTCGGGTAGATCAGCCTCTTATAATTGCACAGGGATTCATGCTTGGAATTTTTCCCCAAAAAGATCCTGCACTTCTTGCCGGTATAATAGCATCGTTTGTAAACGAAAGAGAAATGGATGATAGAATAGATAAAAGTTTTACTCCTGTAAAACTTGTTTCAGCTTTTGTTGAAGTAAAAAAAGGCTTATTACCCTTTGCCAAACTGATGTTTGACAGCGGTTTTGAGATAAGACCACTTTTCTTAAGGGCTTGCGCTACAATTTATGCCTGGGCTTCCGGAGAGACCTGGGAGAAAACGGTTTTAATGTCTGAAATGGATGAAGGTAATCTTGCGATGCTTATTTTGCGAACCGCCGATAATTTAAGGCACATAAGATCCCTTTCAAAAGCATTTCCAGAAGCCTCCCAAACTGCAGCCGAAGCTATTGACCTGCTTCTCAGAGATCCGGTAATGCCGTTTGATTACTTTCCTGTCCGCCGACCCAACACAGAAGAAGATAGTGCTGTTATTTGA
- the sat gene encoding sulfate adenylyltransferase, which translates to MSNLIPPHGGKGLTCCLLEGAELEAEKKKAQGLKKIDVSPRENGDLIMMGIGGFSPLTGFMTKADWKGVCENFLLADGTFWPIPVTLSVSQAEADSIKVGDEIALNDPERKEIMATMKVTEKFEMTEKDKRFECEKVYMGEGTKTAEEFWKIAEQDHPGVQMVMQQKTISLAGPVKVLSEGEFPSKYAGVYMRPAESRKIFDERGWKEVAALQLRNPMHRSHEYLCKIAVEVCDGVFIHSLVGNLKPGDIPADVRVKCIDALVKNYFVEKNVLQGGYPLDMRYAGPREALLHATFRQNYGCSRMIIGRDHAGVGDFYGMFEAQTIFDKIPHPEEPGKALLCKPLMIDWTFYCFKCDGMASHRTCPHTKADRVILSGTALRKGLSEGTPIPDHFGRDEVLVILKEYYAGLTEKVEVKLHGAAIGK; encoded by the coding sequence ATGTCGAATTTAATACCACCTCATGGAGGAAAAGGTTTAACATGCTGCTTACTCGAAGGAGCAGAGCTTGAAGCTGAAAAGAAAAAAGCCCAGGGACTTAAAAAGATTGATGTTTCCCCAAGAGAAAACGGGGATTTGATAATGATGGGAATCGGTGGCTTTAGCCCACTGACAGGTTTTATGACAAAAGCTGACTGGAAAGGGGTTTGTGAAAATTTTCTTCTTGCAGACGGCACATTCTGGCCCATTCCGGTTACTCTGTCTGTTTCCCAAGCCGAAGCTGACAGCATTAAAGTTGGTGATGAAATAGCGCTTAATGATCCTGAAAGAAAAGAGATTATGGCAACTATGAAAGTCACCGAAAAATTTGAAATGACCGAAAAAGATAAAAGATTTGAGTGTGAAAAAGTTTATATGGGAGAAGGCACAAAAACAGCTGAAGAATTCTGGAAAATCGCAGAGCAGGATCACCCAGGAGTTCAGATGGTTATGCAGCAAAAAACTATCAGCCTTGCCGGGCCTGTAAAAGTTCTGAGCGAAGGTGAATTTCCTTCAAAATATGCAGGAGTTTACATGAGACCTGCCGAATCCAGAAAGATTTTTGACGAAAGAGGATGGAAAGAAGTAGCAGCATTACAGTTAAGAAACCCAATGCATCGATCACATGAATATCTTTGCAAGATAGCTGTGGAAGTATGTGATGGCGTTTTCATTCACTCGCTTGTTGGTAATTTAAAACCGGGCGATATCCCGGCTGATGTCCGCGTAAAATGTATTGATGCTCTTGTAAAGAATTATTTTGTAGAAAAAAATGTTCTTCAGGGCGGTTATCCTCTTGATATGCGTTATGCAGGTCCCAGAGAAGCTCTTCTTCACGCAACATTCCGTCAAAACTATGGCTGCTCACGCATGATCATCGGACGTGACCATGCTGGTGTTGGTGATTTTTACGGTATGTTTGAAGCCCAGACAATTTTTGACAAAATTCCTCATCCGGAAGAGCCTGGCAAAGCACTTCTTTGCAAGCCTCTTATGATCGACTGGACATTTTATTGCTTCAAGTGTGATGGTATGGCTTCTCACAGGACTTGCCCGCATACAAAAGCAGACCGGGTTATATTGAGTGGTACAGCGCTTCGCAAGGGATTGTCAGAAGGCACCCCGATTCCGGATCACTTCGGCCGCGATGAAGTATTAGTGATTCTTAAAGAATACTATGCCGGCTTAACTGAAAAAGTTGAAGTTAAATTGCATGGAGCAGCTATAGGCAAATAA
- the qmoC gene encoding quinone-interacting membrane-bound oxidoreductase complex subunit QmoC: MTDKYLIEPDINFINEVVGLGGDTLKKCFQCATCSVVCPISPDTKPFPRKEMIAASWGLKDRVVKNADIWLCHNCGDCTTKCPRGAKPGDVLGALRSIAISEYAVPKGLGKIVNDPKKLPILILIPAVLFIVVGLATGLLNFSPEAGEIAHSKFFSTWLVDMIFVPLSIWAVSIFALGVKNFLNDIHQDAVMNGKTKKENLDIKEFLSSIVKILPMILKHDKFEECGENKDRALAHKMVLYSFLGLAVVTGVFCVFLYILHIEGPYSQLNPVKWLANISGIALVAGAYLMIKSRMDNVDQVTSYKDWYLLGLVIGLGLTGMLTEMTRLAHMAGVSYALYFIHLIFVFNLFAFLPFSKLAHLVYRTVALGYAEYSNRK, from the coding sequence ATGACTGATAAATATCTGATTGAGCCTGATATAAATTTTATTAATGAGGTTGTTGGGCTTGGCGGAGATACATTGAAGAAATGCTTTCAATGCGCAACCTGTTCTGTAGTATGCCCCATTTCACCGGATACAAAACCATTTCCCCGAAAGGAAATGATTGCTGCATCCTGGGGGCTTAAAGACAGAGTTGTTAAAAACGCTGATATATGGCTTTGCCATAATTGCGGAGATTGTACCACAAAGTGTCCTCGTGGAGCAAAACCGGGTGATGTGCTTGGAGCATTACGTTCGATTGCAATTTCCGAATATGCTGTTCCAAAGGGATTAGGCAAAATAGTTAATGACCCCAAAAAGCTGCCTATATTAATTCTTATACCTGCTGTTTTATTCATAGTTGTAGGACTTGCTACCGGTTTACTTAATTTTTCACCGGAAGCCGGAGAAATTGCTCATTCAAAATTCTTTTCCACCTGGCTTGTTGACATGATTTTTGTTCCTCTTTCCATATGGGCTGTTTCAATTTTTGCGCTTGGTGTGAAAAACTTTTTAAATGACATCCATCAAGACGCTGTAATGAATGGAAAAACAAAAAAAGAAAATCTTGATATAAAAGAGTTTTTATCTTCTATTGTAAAAATTCTCCCTATGATTTTAAAACATGACAAATTTGAAGAATGCGGGGAAAATAAAGACAGAGCTTTGGCGCATAAGATGGTTCTATACTCATTTCTTGGCCTTGCTGTTGTTACAGGTGTATTTTGTGTCTTTTTATATATTCTTCATATCGAAGGTCCGTATTCACAGCTTAATCCTGTTAAGTGGCTTGCAAACATAAGCGGAATTGCTCTTGTTGCAGGTGCTTACCTTATGATTAAAAGCAGAATGGATAATGTCGATCAGGTAACCAGCTATAAGGATTGGTATCTTTTAGGACTTGTGATTGGTTTGGGCCTTACAGGGATGCTCACAGAAATGACTAGGCTTGCCCATATGGCAGGTGTTTCATATGCTCTTTATTTCATACATCTTATATTCGTATTCAATCTTTTTGCATTCCTGCCGTTTTCCAAGCTTGCACATCTTGTTTACAGAACGGTAGCTTTGGGATATGCAGAATACAGCAACAGGAAGTAA